AAATATTTGGCCATATTGATATGCTGATCAACAGCGGAGGACTGAGTCAACGGTCATTAGCACTGGAAACTGCTTTAAATGTGGAACAAAAGCTGATGAATGTTAACTTTTGGGGCACAGTCGCTTTGAGTAAGGCAGTATTGCCTCAGATGATCGCTAAAGGTGGAGGCAAAATTGTCTGCATCAGTAGTCTGACTGGTAAATTCGGAACTGCATACCGTTCTGCTTATGCCGCTTCCAAACATGCTTTACATGGATACTTTGATTCATTACGTTCAGAGGTAGCTGATAAAAATATCCAGATCACCCTGGTTTGCCCGGGTTATATTAAAACAAATATCTCGCTGAATGCAATGACTGCTGATGGCCAGCTGCATAGCCAGATGGACGAGAATCAGGAGCATGGTCTTGCCCCGGCTGAATGCGCAAGTTTAATCGTTAAAGCTATCCAACAAAACAAAGAAGAAGTCTATATGGGCGGCAAAGAAGTGAAGGGAATTTTATTCAAGCGCTTTTTTCCGTTAAGGTTCTCCAAATACATGAGAACAAAAAATTTGGCTATTCAGAAAACCAAGCACTAATATTCGCCGTATCTCCTGCTATAAAACAAAATCATGAAAAGATTCATCTTACCTGTATTTGTCATAGTAGCTATGGCATTTTCAACTTCAGTTTACGCTCAAAAAAATCCAATGGTTGGCGGTGCAGCAATGTATGCCAATAAAGATATTGTTGACAATGCGGTAAACTCAAAAGACCACACTACATTGGTTGCTGCTGTTAAAGCTGCCGGTCTTGTGGAAACTTTAAAAAGTGCCGGACCTTTCACTGTATTTGCGCCAACAAACGAAGCTTTTGACAAATTGCCAGCTGGTACTGTGGAAACAGTTTTAAAACCAGAAAACAAAGAGATGCTAACTAAAATCCTTACATACC
The DNA window shown above is from Pedobacter cryoconitis and carries:
- a CDS encoding SDR family oxidoreductase encodes the protein MKNKVIWITGASSGIGEALVYAYNNSGANLIISARNRDELFRVKGNCKNQINVHVLSFDLEDTALLADKARDAQKIFGHIDMLINSGGLSQRSLALETALNVEQKLMNVNFWGTVALSKAVLPQMIAKGGGKIVCISSLTGKFGTAYRSAYAASKHALHGYFDSLRSEVADKNIQITLVCPGYIKTNISLNAMTADGQLHSQMDENQEHGLAPAECASLIVKAIQQNKEEVYMGGKEVKGILFKRFFPLRFSKYMRTKNLAIQKTKH
- a CDS encoding fasciclin domain-containing protein, giving the protein MKRFILPVFVIVAMAFSTSVYAQKNPMVGGAAMYANKDIVDNAVNSKDHTTLVAAVKAAGLVETLKSAGPFTVFAPTNEAFDKLPAGTVETVLKPENKEMLTKILTYHVVAGKMDSKAIAKAIKAGNGKAELTTVSGGKLWASMDGDKLILTDEKGGTATVTIANVMQKNGVIHVIDSVLMPN